A stretch of the Mycobacteroides immunogenum genome encodes the following:
- the cobA gene encoding uroporphyrinogen-III C-methyltransferase, translating into MTHDAYLVGLRLTGRKVVVVGAGSVAQRRLGLLIASGADVHVIAPSATPAVEGMASITLSLRPYQDGDLDGAWYAIACTDDPAVNAAVVDEAERRHIFCVRADSAREGTAVTPASFNHDGIAVGVLTGGQHKRSAALRSAIHEALQRGLIDDRGEDRVKPQGVALVGGGPGDPDLITVRGRRLLAQADVVVADRLAPAELLADLGPHVEVIDAAKIPYGRAMAQQEINRVLIERAQEGKFVVRLKGGDPFVFARGYEEVLACAEAGVQVTVVPGVTSAISVPAAAGVPVTHRAVNHEFVVVSGHVAPGHPESLVNWDALAALKGTIVLLMAVERIEQFAKVLIEGGRPADTPVLVVQHGTTDEQRVLRADLSTAPERIRSQGIRPPAIIVIGPVAAYGAF; encoded by the coding sequence GTGACTCATGACGCCTACCTCGTCGGCCTCCGCCTCACCGGACGCAAGGTCGTGGTCGTCGGCGCCGGTTCTGTCGCGCAGCGGCGCCTGGGGCTGCTGATCGCCAGCGGAGCCGATGTCCACGTGATCGCGCCCAGCGCGACCCCTGCCGTCGAGGGCATGGCCTCGATCACCCTGAGCTTGCGCCCCTATCAGGATGGGGACCTCGACGGTGCCTGGTACGCCATCGCCTGCACCGACGACCCGGCGGTGAACGCGGCCGTCGTGGACGAAGCCGAACGCCGCCACATCTTCTGCGTTCGGGCCGACTCCGCCCGGGAAGGCACGGCTGTCACGCCTGCCTCGTTCAATCACGACGGCATCGCGGTGGGTGTTTTGACCGGTGGTCAGCACAAACGATCGGCAGCGCTGCGTTCGGCCATCCATGAGGCGCTACAGCGGGGTCTCATCGATGACAGAGGCGAGGATCGCGTCAAACCGCAAGGCGTGGCGCTTGTCGGCGGCGGCCCTGGTGATCCTGATCTCATTACTGTGCGCGGGCGCAGGCTCCTCGCGCAGGCCGATGTGGTGGTCGCCGACCGGCTGGCACCCGCCGAGCTGCTTGCCGATCTGGGACCGCATGTCGAGGTCATCGACGCGGCGAAGATCCCCTACGGGCGCGCGATGGCGCAGCAAGAGATCAACCGGGTGCTCATCGAACGGGCTCAGGAGGGCAAGTTCGTGGTGCGGCTCAAAGGCGGCGACCCGTTCGTCTTCGCGCGCGGCTACGAAGAGGTGCTGGCATGTGCCGAAGCCGGCGTCCAGGTGACCGTCGTACCCGGTGTGACCAGCGCGATCTCGGTGCCGGCGGCCGCCGGCGTGCCCGTCACGCATCGCGCGGTGAACCACGAGTTCGTGGTCGTCAGCGGACACGTCGCACCCGGACATCCGGAATCGTTAGTCAATTGGGATGCGCTTGCTGCCCTGAAGGGCACCATCGTGCTGCTGATGGCAGTCGAGCGCATCGAGCAATTCGCAAAGGTGCTCATAGAAGGTGGCCGACCTGCGGATACTCCGGTGTTGGTGGTTCAACACGGCACCACCGACGAGCAACGCGTGCTGCGCGCGGATCTCTCCACGGCGCCAGAACGCATTCGCTCGCAGGGCATCAGACCGCCGGCAATCATCGTCATCGGTCCTGTCGCCGCTTACGGCGCCTTTTGA
- a CDS encoding ABC transporter ATP-binding protein, whose product MQPAELAQAAMTAALMGAIAVVSIVLPGAVVFAWLGAVPMGVLCYRHRIRVALAACVAAGLISFLIAGFGGLVSALTCAYMGAISGQVRRRNRGAATMFVVAALWGVLVSIFCVGVFAALRNLREVVLGAVAANVGGFAALLREVPVLGGAAAGLDHAVAGWLVHWPWFFGVSVWLIVIFGTSFGWRVLTPVLRRLEQVTDLASVGTLPAPHENIPPGPLPTVLTDVGYRYAGASRDALKPVTMRVDIGEHIAVTGANGTGKSTLMRILAGVPPTAGTIERPAGVGLGQVGGTALVLQHPESQVLGLRVGDDIVWGLPPDRTIDIESLLTEVGLGGMADRDTAGLSGGELQRLAVASALAREPALLIADEVTTMVDHDGRQTLLTVLDGLTAHHRLGLVHITHYPQEADAADRVVALGGIEVRAGEERPFPIESASGETILDVRQVSFDYAAGTPWSQPVLRDVSLKVRSGDGILLCGGNGSGKSTLAWIMAGLLEPSAGQCLLDGRPAAEQVGAVALCFQAARLQLLRGHAGAAVAELAGYSSSDTESIDRALASVSLDPAVGGVLIDRLSGGQLRRVALAGLLARSPRLLILDEPLAGLDVDAQADLIDLLVRIRNGGQAVIVISHDTDSLSPLCPRTIRLEQGELVSAQ is encoded by the coding sequence ATGCAACCAGCGGAGTTGGCCCAGGCCGCGATGACTGCTGCCCTCATGGGCGCCATCGCCGTCGTCTCCATCGTGTTACCGGGCGCGGTGGTCTTCGCATGGCTCGGTGCGGTACCGATGGGGGTGCTCTGTTACCGGCACCGCATCCGCGTCGCTTTGGCCGCATGCGTTGCCGCCGGCCTCATCAGTTTTCTCATCGCCGGATTCGGCGGCCTGGTGTCAGCGTTGACATGCGCCTACATGGGCGCGATTTCCGGCCAGGTGCGCCGCCGGAATCGCGGCGCGGCAACGATGTTCGTGGTCGCCGCGTTGTGGGGCGTGTTGGTCTCCATTTTCTGCGTGGGTGTTTTCGCGGCCCTGCGGAATCTGCGCGAGGTGGTGCTCGGTGCCGTGGCCGCCAACGTGGGCGGTTTCGCGGCGCTGCTGCGGGAAGTGCCGGTTCTTGGCGGCGCGGCGGCGGGGCTCGACCACGCCGTCGCGGGCTGGCTTGTGCACTGGCCGTGGTTCTTCGGAGTCTCGGTGTGGCTCATCGTCATCTTCGGGACATCGTTCGGATGGCGGGTTTTGACGCCCGTGCTGCGCAGGCTCGAGCAGGTGACCGACCTGGCATCGGTGGGCACACTGCCCGCTCCGCACGAGAACATTCCGCCCGGGCCGCTGCCGACCGTTCTCACCGATGTCGGCTATCGATATGCCGGCGCGAGCCGGGATGCGCTGAAGCCAGTGACGATGCGGGTCGATATCGGTGAACACATCGCGGTGACCGGCGCCAACGGCACTGGCAAGTCCACCCTCATGCGCATCTTGGCGGGGGTGCCTCCCACGGCGGGAACCATCGAACGTCCGGCGGGGGTTGGCCTGGGCCAGGTGGGTGGGACTGCCCTGGTCTTACAGCACCCCGAGAGTCAGGTGCTCGGGCTGCGTGTGGGTGACGACATCGTGTGGGGACTGCCACCTGACCGCACTATCGATATCGAAAGTCTGCTCACCGAGGTGGGATTGGGCGGTATGGCCGACCGGGATACCGCAGGACTCTCCGGCGGGGAGCTGCAGCGGCTCGCGGTCGCCTCGGCACTGGCCCGGGAACCTGCCCTCCTGATCGCCGATGAGGTCACCACCATGGTGGACCACGACGGTCGCCAGACGCTTCTCACTGTGCTGGACGGGCTCACCGCCCACCACCGTCTTGGGCTGGTACACATCACCCATTACCCGCAGGAGGCCGACGCCGCGGATCGGGTGGTGGCCTTGGGCGGCATCGAGGTACGGGCGGGCGAGGAGCGCCCATTCCCCATTGAATCCGCCAGCGGTGAAACGATTCTCGATGTGCGGCAAGTATCGTTCGACTACGCGGCAGGCACGCCGTGGTCGCAACCGGTGCTGCGGGATGTCTCCTTGAAGGTCCGCTCCGGCGACGGAATCTTGCTGTGCGGTGGCAACGGGTCGGGCAAGTCCACCCTGGCCTGGATCATGGCGGGCCTACTGGAACCGTCGGCGGGCCAATGCCTGCTCGACGGCCGGCCCGCCGCGGAGCAGGTTGGCGCTGTCGCGTTGTGTTTCCAAGCCGCGCGGCTACAGCTGCTGCGCGGCCATGCCGGTGCGGCGGTGGCCGAACTGGCCGGGTACTCGAGCTCCGACACCGAAAGCATCGATCGCGCGCTGGCCTCGGTCAGTCTGGACCCCGCCGTTGGCGGAGTGTTGATCGATCGGCTCAGCGGCGGCCAATTACGACGTGTCGCACTGGCCGGGCTGCTGGCGCGGTCGCCACGCCTCTTGATTCTCGACGAACCACTGGCGGGCCTGGATGTCGATGCTCAGGCCGACCTCATCGACTTGTTGGTGCGCATTCGCAACGGCGGACAGGCCGTCATCGTGATCTCCCACGACACCGACAGCCTGTCTCCGTTATGTCCACGCACCATTCGGCTGGAGCAGGGTGAGTTGGTGAGCGCCCAATGA
- a CDS encoding energy-coupling factor transporter transmembrane component T family protein has protein sequence MSPRRPLMLMRPIPGQSPIHSLWAGTKLLAVLAISVLLTIMPSWTAIGVVALLIAGTAALAGISPRCVPSVPRWVWLLVVAGSLFTIVNGGAPELRLGPVTVGVGGFLDFLRVTSLGLVLIGLGAVISWTTQVADIAPAVALLCRPLRLVRAPVDDWAVTISLAFRMFPMLSEEFRLLAAARKLQPPAPEKPSRRAEMVDLCTAAMVVSLRRATEMGDAITARGGAGRIAAHPAHPGWRDAVAATVLIGVLAFALVLS, from the coding sequence ATGAGTCCGCGGCGCCCGTTGATGCTGATGCGACCGATTCCCGGTCAGTCGCCCATCCACTCATTGTGGGCTGGCACGAAACTGCTGGCCGTGCTGGCGATATCGGTGTTGCTCACCATCATGCCGTCATGGACGGCGATTGGCGTCGTCGCGCTGCTCATCGCGGGGACCGCTGCGCTCGCCGGCATTTCACCCCGATGTGTGCCGTCCGTGCCACGGTGGGTCTGGCTGCTGGTGGTGGCGGGCAGCTTGTTCACCATCGTCAACGGAGGCGCTCCCGAGCTACGGCTGGGACCCGTCACAGTCGGAGTGGGCGGCTTCCTCGACTTCCTGCGCGTCACGTCACTTGGTCTGGTGCTGATCGGCCTGGGCGCGGTGATCTCATGGACAACTCAGGTCGCCGACATAGCTCCTGCGGTGGCACTTTTGTGTCGCCCGCTACGCCTCGTACGGGCGCCAGTCGATGATTGGGCCGTCACCATCTCCCTGGCGTTCCGCATGTTTCCGATGCTGTCCGAGGAGTTCCGGCTGCTGGCGGCGGCCCGCAAGCTCCAGCCGCCTGCGCCGGAGAAACCTTCGCGGCGTGCGGAAATGGTGGATCTGTGCACGGCTGCCATGGTGGTCTCGCTGCGTCGTGCCACCGAAATGGGTGATGCCATAACCGCGCGAGGCGGCGCGGGGCGCATCGCTGCGCATCCGGCCCATCCGGGATGGCGCGATGCGGTGGCGGCCACGGTGTTGATCGGGGTCTTGGCATTCGCACTAGTACTGAGCTGA
- a CDS encoding MspA family porin, with the protein MIARLVVTGFLVAVFGLTEPAAASAEPRDMAPQLYSRTTRDGWHLEIRLDHERVNSVPNLAAAANSREAFVTLSGTATATGGANPITDSLFLIGYQLGCQSDVSSGLQIGGSAGVAPSVNLGVLPLQTVGVGGSAGVSGFVQTVLQPGVIVNLPLGNMVLSRGNTGALDLDNVHLKADACGGDVTIRSFASLRVSTETGHTEFAIYGDPIRI; encoded by the coding sequence ATGATTGCCCGCCTAGTAGTCACGGGTTTTCTGGTGGCCGTGTTTGGGCTAACTGAACCCGCCGCTGCCAGTGCGGAGCCAAGAGACATGGCGCCACAGCTGTATTCGAGGACTACCCGGGATGGATGGCATCTGGAGATCCGGTTGGACCATGAGCGGGTGAACTCGGTGCCGAATCTCGCGGCCGCCGCCAACTCGCGGGAGGCCTTTGTCACGCTCTCGGGCACGGCGACCGCGACAGGTGGAGCCAATCCCATCACCGACAGTCTCTTCCTCATCGGCTACCAACTTGGTTGCCAGTCCGATGTGTCGTCGGGATTGCAGATCGGCGGATCCGCAGGTGTCGCACCATCAGTGAATCTGGGTGTGCTTCCCTTACAAACCGTGGGCGTCGGTGGCAGTGCCGGCGTCAGCGGTTTCGTACAGACCGTGCTGCAACCGGGCGTCATCGTCAATCTGCCGCTGGGCAACATGGTGTTGTCGCGAGGTAACACCGGTGCGCTGGATCTGGACAACGTTCATCTCAAGGCCGACGCATGCGGTGGAGATGTCACGATTCGGTCTTTCGCTTCGTTGCGTGTTTCCACGGAGACCGGTCACACCGAGTTCGCGATCTACGGCGATCCGATCAGGATCTAG
- a CDS encoding HNH endonuclease signature motif containing protein gives MSSIRMLEAAVDAVCADTLAGLSSPELLATLARMEVVQRRLAAASHAGIAQLVQQASPVELGGTSFPDVLSRRLHIGKGAARRRIADAEQLAPRRVLTGEVLAPQLPCTAEALGRGDIGEEHVRIIRHFFDRLPAVVDALTREAAEAQLAVMAAQFGPEALRVGADRLMALLNPDGQFSDADRARRRGLTIGPQGFDGMSAISGLLDPETRAYVDAVFAKLAAPGMCNPNDQSPTVDGEVSPEAAERDTRTVTQRHHDALRAALRSTLASAELGSHHGLPVTVVITTTLKELEDGAGIAMTGAGTRLPMRDLIRMATHAHHYLAIFNDNGRPLYLGRTKRIATPEQRLVLHARDRGCTHPQCTVPGYLCEVHHITEWAHGGPTNIDNLTFACAPHHRLLGHGWNTRKRPDGTTEWIPPPQLVLDDLRTNTFHHPELRTLQPD, from the coding sequence ATGAGTTCGATCAGGATGTTGGAGGCGGCGGTTGATGCCGTATGCGCTGACACCTTGGCCGGACTCTCCAGCCCTGAGCTGCTGGCGACACTGGCACGTATGGAGGTGGTCCAACGCCGGCTCGCCGCTGCGTCACACGCCGGCATCGCACAGTTGGTGCAGCAGGCGTCCCCGGTGGAGTTGGGCGGTACGTCGTTTCCGGATGTGTTGTCGCGGCGGTTGCATATTGGTAAGGGGGCGGCGCGGCGCCGGATCGCCGACGCCGAGCAGCTGGCGCCGCGGCGGGTGTTGACCGGCGAGGTGTTGGCACCGCAACTACCCTGCACCGCTGAAGCGTTGGGGCGTGGCGATATCGGTGAGGAACATGTCCGGATCATCCGGCACTTCTTCGATCGGCTCCCGGCGGTGGTCGATGCCCTCACCCGGGAAGCAGCCGAGGCGCAGCTGGCGGTGATGGCGGCGCAGTTTGGGCCCGAGGCGCTGCGGGTCGGTGCCGACCGGCTGATGGCCCTACTCAACCCCGACGGACAGTTCTCCGACGCCGATCGGGCGCGCCGACGCGGACTCACGATCGGGCCGCAAGGCTTCGATGGCATGTCCGCGATCTCAGGTCTGCTGGATCCGGAGACGCGGGCTTATGTGGACGCGGTGTTCGCCAAACTAGCCGCCCCCGGCATGTGCAACCCCAACGATCAAAGCCCCACCGTGGATGGTGAGGTGTCACCCGAGGCCGCTGAACGCGATACCCGCACCGTGACACAACGCCACCACGACGCCCTACGCGCAGCCCTGCGCTCCACCCTGGCCAGCGCAGAGCTGGGTTCACACCACGGACTACCCGTCACCGTCGTCATCACCACCACACTCAAAGAGTTGGAAGACGGCGCCGGAATCGCGATGACCGGCGCGGGCACCCGCCTGCCGATGCGCGACCTGATCCGCATGGCCACCCACGCCCACCACTACCTAGCGATCTTCAACGACAACGGCCGACCCCTCTATCTCGGACGCACTAAACGCATCGCCACCCCCGAACAGCGCCTCGTGCTCCACGCCCGCGACCGCGGCTGCACCCACCCCCAATGCACGGTCCCTGGATACCTCTGCGAAGTCCACCACATCACCGAATGGGCCCACGGCGGACCCACCAACATCGACAACCTCACCTTCGCCTGCGCACCCCACCACCGCCTCCTAGGCCACGGCTGGAACACCCGAAAACGACCAGACGGCACCACCGAATGGATACCCCCACCACAACTGGTTTTAGACGACCTGCGCACCAACACGTTCCACCATCCGGAACTCCGCACACTTCAGCCAGACTGA
- a CDS encoding cobyrinate a,c-diamide synthase — translation MSSSVPAVVIAAPASGSGKTTVATGLMGALRAAGHRVAPFKVGPDYIDPGYHTLATGRPGRNLDSVLVGSDLIGPLYGHGSQNADIGVIEGVMGLFDGRVGDAKGSTAEIAALLGVPVVLVVDAKGYSQSLSALLHGFVAHAAEAGIRIAGVILNRVGSARHREILTAAAGRAGLTVFGALPRTEELSVPSRHLGLVTAVEHGRAALDAIAAMTRLVAAHVDVAAIVAAARSDVSAPRWDPAEVVGVPAVGDPVVALAAGQAFTFGYAEHRELLSAAGAAVAEFDPRSDSLPAGTAALVLPGGFPEQFAADLSSNEYLRQQVREMSGPIHAECAGLTYLCTDLDGAPMCAVLDARARFTDSLTLGYRDAVAITGSVLFEEGERLSGHEFHRTTVDYRTGAEHAAWAWRTGDGVRREGAVAGGGRIHASYLHTHPAAHPGAVARFVAQAATYR, via the coding sequence GTGTCCTCTAGCGTTCCCGCTGTAGTGATCGCCGCGCCCGCCTCCGGGAGCGGGAAGACCACGGTGGCAACGGGTTTGATGGGTGCGCTGCGAGCCGCTGGTCACCGGGTGGCACCGTTCAAGGTGGGGCCCGACTACATCGATCCCGGATACCACACCCTGGCCACCGGGAGGCCGGGGCGCAATCTGGACAGCGTGCTGGTGGGCAGCGATCTGATCGGTCCGTTGTACGGACACGGGAGCCAGAACGCCGATATCGGCGTGATCGAAGGGGTGATGGGGCTTTTCGACGGGCGGGTCGGCGATGCGAAGGGCTCGACGGCGGAGATCGCGGCCCTGCTCGGCGTGCCTGTCGTGCTGGTGGTGGATGCCAAAGGGTACAGCCAAAGCTTGTCGGCACTGCTGCACGGTTTTGTGGCACACGCCGCCGAGGCGGGGATCCGGATTGCCGGCGTCATCCTGAATCGGGTCGGGTCGGCGCGACACCGGGAGATTCTCACCGCCGCTGCCGGTCGTGCTGGGCTCACGGTGTTCGGGGCGCTGCCGCGCACCGAAGAACTATCCGTTCCCTCAAGGCATTTGGGCTTGGTGACAGCTGTCGAACATGGCCGCGCCGCACTCGACGCGATAGCGGCGATGACACGGCTTGTCGCCGCGCATGTGGATGTCGCCGCGATTGTGGCCGCTGCCCGCAGCGACGTGAGTGCGCCGCGGTGGGATCCGGCGGAGGTCGTGGGGGTGCCGGCCGTGGGGGATCCGGTGGTTGCGCTGGCCGCGGGCCAGGCGTTTACCTTCGGTTATGCCGAGCACCGCGAGCTCTTGTCGGCGGCGGGAGCGGCTGTCGCCGAATTTGATCCGCGCTCAGACTCGTTACCCGCTGGGACAGCGGCCCTGGTGCTGCCCGGCGGATTTCCCGAGCAGTTCGCCGCCGACCTGTCATCCAATGAGTATCTGCGTCAACAGGTTCGTGAGATGTCCGGGCCGATTCATGCCGAATGTGCCGGGCTCACCTACCTGTGCACCGACCTGGACGGTGCGCCGATGTGCGCAGTGTTGGACGCGCGTGCGCGGTTTACCGACTCGCTCACCCTCGGATACCGGGATGCGGTGGCGATCACCGGATCGGTTCTGTTCGAGGAGGGAGAGCGGCTGAGCGGGCACGAATTTCACCGCACCACCGTCGACTACCGCACGGGCGCAGAGCACGCTGCCTGGGCCTGGCGCACCGGTGACGGCGTCCGTCGCGAAGGCGCGGTCGCGGGGGGAGGGCGGATACATGCCTCGTACCTGCACACCCATCCCGCCGCTCACCCCGGCGCGGTGGCACGTTTCGTGGCCCAGGCGGCGACGTATCGCTGA
- the cobO gene encoding cob(I)yrinic acid a,c-diamide adenosyltransferase — MPQGQPLVVPEDGLTTKARRNAPILAVHTGAGKGKSTAAFGMALRAWHHGADVAVFQFVKSAKWRVGEESVFGELAKLHDEHGIGGSVQWHKMGSGWSWSRKAGTETDHAADAAAGWAEIARRLAAEEHGFYVLDEFTYPLKWGWVDVDEVVEALRSRPGMQHVVITGRDAPQQLLDAADLVTEMTKVKHPMDQGRKGQRGIEW, encoded by the coding sequence ATGCCACAGGGGCAGCCACTGGTGGTTCCGGAGGATGGACTCACCACCAAGGCGCGCCGCAACGCACCGATTCTGGCCGTGCATACCGGCGCCGGAAAGGGAAAGTCGACAGCGGCTTTCGGGATGGCGTTACGTGCCTGGCATCACGGGGCCGATGTCGCGGTGTTCCAGTTCGTCAAGAGTGCCAAGTGGCGGGTGGGCGAGGAGTCGGTCTTCGGTGAACTCGCCAAACTGCACGATGAGCACGGTATCGGCGGCTCGGTGCAGTGGCACAAGATGGGATCGGGCTGGTCCTGGTCGCGTAAGGCGGGAACCGAGACGGACCATGCCGCGGACGCGGCGGCCGGATGGGCAGAGATCGCGCGCCGACTGGCCGCGGAGGAGCATGGCTTCTACGTGCTGGACGAATTCACCTACCCCCTCAAGTGGGGGTGGGTCGACGTGGACGAAGTGGTCGAGGCGCTCCGCTCCCGGCCCGGCATGCAACATGTGGTCATCACCGGGCGGGACGCGCCGCAACAGCTGCTCGATGCCGCCGACCTGGTCACGGAGATGACGAAGGTCAAACATCCGATGGACCAGGGCCGCAAGGGTCAGCGCGGCATCGAGTGGTAG
- a CDS encoding VWA domain-containing protein codes for MASHTAVPGYPLSAVVGHDQLRLALVLSAVRPDIGGVLIRGEKGTAKSTAVRALASVLASVDGARLVELPIGATEDRVVGSLDLQKVLRDGEHAFSPGLLARADGGVLYVDEVNLLHDHLVDVILDAAAMGRVHVERDGVSHSYDARFVLTGTMNPEEGELRPQLLDRFGFAVDVHASRDVAVRAEVIRRRLAYEADPAGFVRRYASEEAELAARIADARQLLPRVVLPDAELQRIAALCAAFDVDGMRADLVVARAAVAHAAWRGAETVGEPDIRVAAELALPHRRRRDPFDEPGLDPDQLDQAMRDSAPPQDKDGEDPEPDPDGPGGGGAPESAPEPAKADDSQQDSTSAPAPSRPSPAPSATFRAKTFRVPGVGMGAPGRRSAARNRTGKVIAPSSDEGFGVHVIGTLMSAASRVTQPGRLPRPVLADVQWAIREGREGNLVIFVVDASGSMAARQKMSAVSGATLSLLRDAYQRRDKVAVITFRGQEAATLLAPTSSTHIAGRKLQQFDTGGKTPLAQGLLAARDLVARERGRDPHRRALVVVLTDGRATGGPDPLGRTRRAAGMVRAEQVACVVVDCETSFVRMDLAVTLAQQLDAPVIQLDQLNADRLAGVVRGATAAA; via the coding sequence ATGGCTAGCCACACAGCGGTTCCCGGATACCCACTGAGCGCGGTCGTCGGACACGATCAGCTGCGGTTGGCGCTTGTGCTCTCGGCGGTACGGCCCGATATCGGTGGTGTACTCATTCGTGGCGAGAAGGGCACGGCCAAATCGACCGCGGTGCGCGCACTGGCATCAGTCCTGGCTTCGGTTGACGGCGCACGCCTCGTGGAGCTCCCGATCGGTGCTACCGAAGACCGCGTCGTGGGATCTCTGGACCTGCAGAAGGTACTGCGCGACGGTGAACACGCCTTCTCGCCGGGGCTGCTGGCGCGTGCCGATGGCGGCGTCCTCTACGTAGACGAGGTCAACCTGCTGCACGATCACCTTGTTGACGTGATCCTGGATGCGGCGGCGATGGGCCGGGTGCACGTGGAGCGTGACGGTGTATCCCATTCCTACGACGCACGATTCGTGCTGACCGGCACGATGAATCCCGAGGAGGGGGAGCTGCGTCCGCAGTTGCTCGATCGTTTCGGGTTCGCGGTGGACGTGCACGCCTCGCGTGATGTCGCGGTCCGGGCCGAGGTCATTCGACGGCGACTCGCCTATGAAGCCGATCCGGCCGGATTCGTCAGGCGGTACGCCTCCGAGGAGGCCGAGCTGGCTGCCCGTATTGCCGACGCCCGGCAGCTGCTACCGCGGGTTGTCTTGCCCGACGCCGAATTACAGCGCATCGCGGCGTTGTGCGCGGCCTTTGATGTCGACGGGATGCGCGCCGATCTGGTGGTGGCACGTGCCGCTGTCGCGCACGCCGCATGGCGCGGTGCCGAGACGGTAGGTGAGCCCGATATCCGGGTGGCAGCCGAACTCGCATTGCCGCATCGGCGCCGAAGGGACCCGTTCGACGAACCGGGGCTGGATCCGGATCAGCTCGACCAGGCGATGCGCGACAGCGCTCCACCGCAGGATAAGGACGGGGAGGACCCTGAGCCCGATCCGGACGGGCCCGGGGGCGGTGGTGCGCCGGAGTCCGCGCCAGAGCCCGCGAAAGCCGATGATTCACAGCAGGATTCGACTTCCGCGCCAGCGCCTTCCCGGCCTAGTCCCGCGCCTTCGGCGACCTTTCGTGCCAAGACCTTCCGGGTACCCGGCGTCGGCATGGGAGCTCCGGGCAGACGCTCCGCGGCACGTAATCGCACGGGCAAGGTGATTGCTCCGAGCTCCGATGAAGGTTTCGGGGTGCATGTGATCGGCACGCTGATGTCCGCGGCAAGCCGGGTGACCCAACCGGGCAGGCTGCCCAGGCCGGTACTCGCGGACGTGCAATGGGCGATCAGGGAAGGGCGCGAAGGCAATCTGGTGATCTTCGTGGTCGACGCCTCCGGTTCGATGGCGGCACGTCAGAAGATGTCGGCGGTCAGCGGAGCGACCTTGTCGCTGCTGCGCGATGCCTACCAGCGCCGGGATAAGGTCGCGGTCATCACCTTTCGCGGACAGGAAGCCGCGACGCTGTTGGCCCCCACCAGTTCGACGCATATCGCGGGCCGCAAGCTGCAGCAGTTCGACACCGGTGGCAAGACTCCCTTGGCCCAAGGACTTCTGGCGGCGCGCGACCTGGTGGCACGCGAGCGTGGGCGTGATCCGCACCGCCGTGCGTTGGTGGTGGTGCTCACCGATGGCCGTGCCACCGGCGGCCCGGATCCTTTGGGCCGCACCCGTCGTGCGGCGGGCATGGTGCGTGCCGAACAAGTTGCCTGCGTGGTAGTCGACTGTGAGACATCTTTTGTGCGCATGGATTTGGCGGTCACGCTTGCCCAGCAGCTCGACGCGCCGGTGATCCAGCTTGACCAATTGAACGCCGACCGGCTTGCCGGGGTGGTGCGCGGCGCCACCGCTGCCGCGTGA
- a CDS encoding GNAT family N-acetyltransferase — MSIGWSWSADLDATTLYGLLRLRAQAFIVGQNCAYQDLDGRDLDPDTRHFWIKDPDGIVVSGLRVLADPAGDGFWIGRVCTAEPERGRGHAARLVGAVLAEIGGARCRLNAQAHLKDMYGKLGFVVSGDEFLEDEIPHVPMTWVAANG; from the coding sequence GTGAGCATCGGGTGGTCCTGGTCCGCGGACCTGGACGCCACCACGCTCTACGGGCTGCTGCGGTTGCGCGCCCAGGCTTTCATCGTCGGGCAGAACTGCGCGTACCAGGATCTCGACGGCCGCGACCTGGACCCCGATACCCGGCATTTCTGGATCAAGGACCCGGACGGCATTGTCGTCAGCGGGTTGCGTGTGCTCGCCGACCCGGCCGGGGACGGTTTCTGGATCGGGCGGGTATGTACCGCCGAGCCCGAACGGGGCCGGGGGCATGCCGCGCGCCTGGTCGGTGCCGTGCTGGCCGAGATTGGTGGTGCGCGCTGCCGGCTGAATGCGCAGGCCCACCTGAAAGACATGTATGGCAAGCTGGGATTCGTGGTTTCCGGTGACGAATTCCTTGAGGACGAGATACCGCATGTGCCGATGACATGGGTGGCCGCAAATGGCTAG